In Choloepus didactylus isolate mChoDid1 chromosome X, mChoDid1.pri, whole genome shotgun sequence, a genomic segment contains:
- the LOC119522691 gene encoding arginine-fifty homeobox-like, giving the protein MYLLTQDQASSSIWRKHHDRTSFSHKQHEELESPFSQTVFPDKSIQKELALKLNIEESRMKICFRNWQFKLRKQQQQQQRSLEKPSQILPAKENVPISPRASKNPYSFFPVVSHSYSFLPPQPLGPSNWALDSDFTGNPTNETKMQDPQLEMLVASVPVLYSNAYDISQIMELYSFQDISSSFICLYQYLSPTRPQPEGQGNTLSNFAGPAIGLSPERTWSSGTSQGFEVYHLRYSLEFQNPSSMVDYGFL; this is encoded by the coding sequence ATGTACTTGTTAACTCAGGATCAAGCCAGTTCTTCAATTTGGAGGAAGCATCATGATCGTACCTCATTCTCCCACAAGCAACATGAAGAATTGGAATCTCCCTTCAGCCAAACCGTGTTTCCAGATAAAAGTATCCAGAAGGAACTTGCTTTGAAACTCAACATAGAGGAGTCAAGAATGAAGATTTGTTTCAGGAACTGGCAGTTCAAATtgaggaagcagcagcagcaacaacagagATCACTAGAGAAACCAAGCCAAATCCTTCCAGCCAAGGAGAATGTGCCCATCTCACCCAGAGCAAGCAAaaatccttattctttttttcctgtggtttcaCATTCCTACAGCTTCCTTCCACCTCAGCCATTAGGCCCTTCAAATTGGGCACTGGACTCTGACTTCACTGGGAATCCCACAAATGAAACCAAAATGCAGGATCCACAGTTGGAAATGCTTGTGGCCTCAGTTCCTGTTTTGTACTCCAATGCTTATGACATATCCCAAATCATGGAATTGTACAGTTTTCAAGATATCAGCTCTTCCTTCATCTGTCTATATCAGTATCTCTCACCCACAAGACCTCAGCCAGAAGGACAGGGTAATACGCTCAGCAACTTTGCTGGTCCCGCTATAGGTCTATCTCCAGAGCGAACCTGGTCCAGTGGGACGAGCCAAGGCTTTGAAGTCTACCACCTAAGATACAGCCTGGAATTCCAGAACCCCTCCAGTATGGTGGACTATGGATTTCTATAG